Genomic window (Streptococcus suis S735):
TTGAAGATGTCTTCATCGGTCAACCTGCTATCATCGGTGCCCACGGTATCGTTCGTCCAGTCAATATCCCATTGAGCGAAGCTGAATTGCAAAAAATGCAAGCATCTGCTAAACAATTAAAAGACATCATCGATGATGCTTTCGCAAACCCAGAAATTGCAGCTGGTGTTAAAAACTAATTATATAAAATAGTAAAAAAGGTGAGCAATAGCTCGCCTTTTTTACCTTCTAATATCATAACGTAACATAGCAATTCCATCTGTGACAGTGGACTCTACCAAGAGCAATTTCTTTTCTTCCAAAAGTGAGGCGAAAAGTGGAATACCGTCACCCAAAATAGTAGGAATAATCCCAATAATAAGGTGATCAATCACTCCCGCCTCTAAACAGTCCTGAACCAGACTTGCTCCACCAAACAACCAAATATCTCCACCTTCTCTAGAACGAAGTTCCATAATCTCCCCAATGATGTCCCTTACGAAACGCACATTACCATAGTCCGTCTGCTCGGTATGACTCGCAACGATAAATTGCTTTTCCTGATATCCTTCAATCATTTCCAACGGACAATCTTCTAATGATTTTCTCCCCATCACAACTGTATCACAGCTGTTAAAGAATTTTTGATTATCAAACTGTAAGACTGTATCGTATTTATCGGTACCATGTCCTTCAATCCAATCGTAGCTTCCGTCCTTACGTGCAATAAATCCATCTAAACTCATTGCAATATTTAACACCAATCGTCTCACAATTAACCTCATTTCATACCTTAGTGACAAACTATTATACCAGTCATTCTTCCTATTCTCAACCAAAAGTCCCTATAACTCCTCTTCCTTTGAATAGGACAATTATTCATTTCCTGTACAGCAAAGAACATGATAAAAAGGTCCAGTGGACCTTTTTATTTAGATTTGATATAGTTGATACCGTCTGCTTTAGGAGCGACTGCTTTACCAAAGAAAGCAGACAGAGCAATAACAGTAATCAAATATGGTGCAATTTGAAGATAAACCGTTGGAATATCTTTCAATCCTGGTAATTGTCCACCCACTACTGCCAAACTTTGCGAAAGACCGAAGAATAGACTGGCAAGCATAGCACCAATTGGATTCCACTTACCGAAAATTACAGCTGCTAGAGCGATGAAACCTGAACCTACGATTGTTGTTGCAGAGAAGTTGATATTCACTGATTGAGCACTTACAGCTCCACCAACACCACCAAGGAAACCAGCAATCAACACACCTGCATAACGCATAGCGTAGACATTGATTCCCAAAGTATCTGCTGCCTGCGGATGTTCACCTACTGAACGAAGGCGCAAACCGAACTTGGTTTTATAAAGGATGAACCAAGCAAGAAATGCTGTTGCAATAGCTACATAACCCATCAAGCTTGTATTTTTGAAGAAAATTTCACCAATGATTGGAATATCTGCCAAGATAGGGAATGAAAATTTACCAAATGATTCAGTAATACTATCAGTTTGCCCCTTATTATAGATAACCTTGACTAGGAAAACTCCCAATGCTGGAGCCAAAAGGTTCAACACCGTACCTGATACAACGTGGTCTGCACGGAAATTAATCGTCGCCATCGCATGAATGGCGGCAAAGACAACACCAGCAAGACCTCCTACAATAACAGCTAATAATGGAGTAGCATTACCAAATGTCCCTGCAAATTCGATATTGAAAACAACACCAGCAAAGGCACCGATAACCATGATTCCTTCTAGACCAACGTTTACAATACCACCGCGTTCAGAGAAAACTCCTCCAAGACTGGTAAAGATTAAGGGTGCTGAATAAATCAACATTTGCGAAATGAGTAAGGCAAGAATTGAAACATTCATCTTATTTCGCTCCTTTCGCTTTATTTCTAGATTTTAATAATTGTTCAAAAATAAATTTCACACCGATAAAGAAAATGATTGATGCCGTAACAACGTTGATCAATTCAGGTGGAATCTGTGCACGTACCATACCTGGGGCACCGACAGAAAGAACACCGAATAGAAAGGCAGCCAATGGGATACCTAACGGTGAATTAGAAGCTAAAAGCGCTACTGACATACCATTAAAACCAATATCCAAGTTACCGCTTTGGATATAAACGTTTTGGAAAGTACCCAAACCTTGGATAGCTCCCCCAAGACCCGCAAGAGCACCTGAAATAATCATAGATAGAATAATCGTACGTTTAGCAGACATACCTGCATAATCCGATGCTGTTGGGTTAAGCCCCACTGAGCGAATCTCAAAACCAAGAGTCGTTTTGGTCAATAGGAACCAAATCACAAAAACTGCAATAATGGCAAAGAAAATACCAATATTCATACGTGAGTTATCTGTCAATGCACGGAGCCACTCTGTTTGGTAAGAGGCATTTGCTGACACGTTAACTGTCGAGTCTGTATTCTTCATCAAACTATCTGCAAATACATCACGAATGATATAGTTACATGAATAGAGTAAGATGTAGTTCATCATAATCGTAACGATAACTTCACTTGTTCCCAAATAGGCACGTAGAATACCTGGAATAGCTCCAGCAATACCGCCTGCCAACATGGCAATTAAGACTGTTCCCAAAATCAAAACTGGGCGTGGTAAGTCAGGATTTGCCAAGGCAAACCATCCAGCAAAAACCCAACCAACATAGGCCTGACCAGACAAACCAACGTTGAAGAAACCTGCACGACTAGCTACTGCGAAACCGAGAGCAGTGAAAACAAGTGGTGCCATTGCACGGAAAATTTCACCAATTGATTTGATATTACCAAAAGCTGAATAGAATAACTCTTCATAGCCCCAAATTGGATCGTAGCCAAAAACAAGCATGACAATCGCTCCAAGTAGGATACCGCTGACCACAGCCATTAATGGAAGGGCCAAATTCTTATATTTATTAAGCATGTTCTTCTCCCTTCTCAATATGTCCACCTGCCATCAAGACACCTAACTCTTGTTTATTGGTCTTAGCAGGTTCAACAATACCATGGATGACACCATCATGGATAACAGCAATTCTATCTGATACATCCAAAATTTCATCCAATTCGAAGCTGACAACAAGAACAGCTTTACCCTTATCACGTTCTGCAATAAGACGCTTACGAATATACTCAATAGCACCAACGTCCAAACCGCGTGTTGGTTGGCTAACAATGAAAAGGTCTGGGTTGCGATCGATTTCACGCGCGATGATAGCTTTTTGCTGGTTACCGCCTGAAAGAGCCTTGATTGGGACGAGTTCACTTGTCCCACGAACGTCAAATTCTTCCATTAACGCGCGTGCTTTTTCATTAATGATATTATAGTTCAAGATACCATTTTTTGAAATCGGTTCTTTATAGTAAGTTTGAAGCGCAAAGTTCTCAGCAACAGTCATCGGAAGAACGAGTCCATCGCGATGACGATCTTCGGGAACGTGGCTCACTTGCATTTCTGTAATTTTACGTGGAGTTTTACCAACTACTTCCTCACCTTTGATAGTGATTGAGCCAGATTTTACCTTACGTAAACCAGTTATTGCCTGAATCAACTCACTTTGACCATTTCCGTCGATACCAGCAATACCAACAACCTCACCTGCTCGAACATCAAGCGACAAGCCTTTAACTGCTGGAATACCACGGTTTTCATTGACAACCAAATCCTTAATTGACAAAATGACTTCTTTAGGATTTGCTTCAACTTTCTCTGTTTTAAAGGAAACGGAACGTCCAACCATCCACTCAGCCAAATCTTGGTTTGTTGCTCCCTCAACGGCAACTGTTTCGATTGATTTACCTCGACGAATAACTGTTACACTATCGGCAACTGCACGAATTTCATCCAATTTGTGCGTAATCAAAATAATAGATTTACCCTCTTCAACCAAGGCTTTCATAATTTTCAAGAGCTCTGCAATTTCCGCAGGGGTCAATACAGCTGTCGGCTCATCAAAAATTAAAAGGTCTGCTCCACGGTAAAGTGTTTTAAGGATTTCTACACGTTGCTGTGCACCCACAGAAATATCTGCAACCTTTGCAGTTGGATCAACTTCAAGACCATACTTAGCAGAAAGTTCTTTAATTTCTGCGATAGCTTTTTTAAGGTCAATCACGCCACCTTTGGTGGTTTCAGAACCAAGAATGATGTTCTCAGCAACTGTGAAAGCATCAACCAACATAAAGTGTTGGTGCACCATACCAATACCCAATTGGGCTGCTTTGGATGGAGAGTCAATCTTCACGGATTGACCGTTGATAACAATTTCACCGCTTGTAGGTTCCAACAAGCCAGCAAGCATGTTCATCAGAGTAGATTTACCCGCACCATTCTCACCAAGAAGGGCATGGATTTCACCACGTCTGACATTCAAATTGATGTGGTCATTTGCTACAAATTCCCCAAATATCTTAGTGATATTGTGCATTTCAATGACATAATCCTTAGTCATAATCTATTATCCTTTCTGACTATAGCCTTCTGAAAATTCTTCAGTACTACTTTGAGTACTTAAAAACTCTTCATCAACTATACCATTTTTGTCAGTAAAACCTACCATAGCTAATAGGCTTTACTGACAAAAATCTCAGCCCGAAAACGGCGCCCCGTCGGGTCGCCGAATCGGAATTGTCGAAAAGAAATTCATTAAGGTTTTTCAGGAACTTCTACTTTGCCATCCAAAATTGCTTGTTTAGCATCTGCAACTGCTTTAGAAGCATCTTCTGAAAGGTTAGTTTCTGCCAATTCAACACCTTTATCTTTCAATGAGAATTGAAGTACTTGACCGCCAGGGAAATCACCTGCAGCTGCCTTAGTTGCAATATCTTTAACCGAAGTACCAACTTGTTTCAATGTTGAAGCCAATACAAAGTTAGAAGACTTACCATCTTTAGAAGTGTATGTACCTTCTGCTGATTGGTCACGGTCAACACCGATTACCCAAACTTTATCTGCTTCATTACGAGTTTCGTTTTCTGCTTTAGCAGCTGCAAATACACCGTTACCAGTACCACCAGAAGCGTGGAAAATAACATCTGCACCTGCAGCATATTGAGCAGCTGCAAGAGTTTGACCTTTAGCAGCATCACCAAATGAACCTGCATAGTCAACTGTAATCTTGATGTCTTTGTTTACAGACTTAGCACCAGCAACGAAACCAGCTTCAAAGCGATCGATGATAACACCTTCCATACCACCGATGAAACCTACGTGATTTGTTTTAGTTGATTTAGCTGCAGCAACACCAGCAAGATATGATGCTTCATGGTCTGCGAAACCTACGCTAACTACATTGTCTTGATCTGGAACAACACTATCCACGATTACATAGTGTGTATTAGGATTATTTGGTGCAACCTCAGCAATCGCACTCTCCAAGGCAAAACCAATACCGAATACAAGATTGTAACCACCAGCAACAGCTGAATCAAGGTTTGTGATATAATCTGATTCACTAGCTGATTGGAAGTAATCGTAGCCATTACCTTTGGAAAGACTAGCTGCTTTACCCCACTCTTGAAGACCTTCCCAAGCAGATTGGTTAAATGAACGGTCATCAACACCACCAATGTCAGTAACGATAGCAGCTTTCACAGATGTGTCCGCTGATGAAGATGCTTCTGAGCTACTGCTTTTTGAAGCACGGTTACCACATGCAGCCAAAGATACAGCCGCAACAGCTGCTAGACCCAGTCCAACAAGTTTCTTGTTCATTTCTGAACCCTCCTAAAAATCTTTTTGCAACTACATTGTTGCAGAGTAATATTGCTACAGTCAAATGACTGTCATACAGACTACGTTAAGTCTGTAAAGGAATATGGAAGTAATTCCCCGACTGTCATCTCGACTGTCGATTTATCTTTAGCGACCAAGGTCACTTTTAAATCCTTATCAAAAAATTCTGCCATAACTTGGCGACAAGCTCCACAAGGAGATATTGGCTTTTCTGTTTCACCATAAATAATGATTTCAGAAAAATCTTTCACACCTTCAGAAATAGCCTTGAAAATAGCTGTCCTCTCAGCGCAATTGGTCAAACCAAAGCTTGCATTTTCAATGTTTACACCCGTAAATATTTCCCCTGTCTTAGCTACAAGAACTGCACTAACTGGAAACTTTGAGTACGGTACGTATGCTTTTTGACTGTTTTTTACAGCTAATTCAATTAAATCAATAGTCTCCATCCGCCTGTGCTCCATTCATGATTGCCACGCCTGATGACGCACCAATACGAGACGCTCCTGCTTCGATAAAAGCAATAGCATCTTCATACGAACGTGCACCACCAGAAGCCTTCACTCCCATGTCAGGACCTACTGTTTTTCTCATCAAGGCAACATCCGCTACTGTAGCACCACCTGTAGAAAATCCTGTAGATGTTTTAACATAGTCCGCACCAGCTTCTTGAGATAATTGACACCCCTTCACTTTCTCATCATCAGTAAGGAGACACGCTTCGATGATAACTTTGACTAGTTTATCACCACTTGCTGCTACAACAGCTTTAATATCCTCCAAAACCAAATCGTAATTTCCAGTTTTCAGAGCACCGATATTGATAACCATGTCAATCTCATCTGCTCCATTTGAAATTGCATCTTTTGTTTCGAACGCTTTTACAGCAGGTGTGTTTGCTCCGAGAGGGAAACCAATAACCGTACAAACTTTTACATCACTATCTTTCAAGCTTTCAGCTGCTAAAGCAACCCAAGTTGGGTTAACACAGACACTTGCAAAATCATATTCTTTTGCTTCTGCTAAAATTTTTTCAACCTGCTCTTGTGTTGTCTCAGGTTTCAAGATTGTATGGTCAATATATTTATTCAATTTCATAGCTTTCTCCGTACATTAAGAAATAATCTCGATGATTTCTTTCGTTTTTACACTTTCTTTATCTATTTTAACATTTTTTTGGAAATTTGTAAGCATGTTTTCCAAAATATTTTCATTGGCATAAATCGTTGCGATTTGTTCGCCTTTAGAAACAGCTTCCCCCACTTTCTTATGGAAAACAATACCCGTTTCATAATCTAAATTGTCAGTTTTGACTGCACGACCTGCACCCAGTTTCATTGCAAAGAGACCAAATTCCAAAGCAGGAAGTCCCACAATATAGCCATCCTCTTCCGCAAGAACTGGAACTTGCTGTGTAACCTGAACTGGGCGATATAAATCTTCTAAGTCACCACCTTGAGCACGGACCATCTCTTCAAATTTCTTCAATGCTGCACCATTGTCAATATGTTGACGTACTTCTTCAATGCTTTTCTCAACATTAGCAAGCCCCAACATAATTTGGGCTAATTCACAGATAAATTCGGTAACATCTTCTCGACCTTTACCCTGTAAAATTTCAATAGCCTCTAAAATTTCCAAACGATTTCCAATCGAAGTTCCAACTGGTTGAGACATGTCAGTTAAAACAGCAACTGTCTTACGACCAACCGCTTTCCCAAGATCCACCATAGTTTGAGCTAGAACCCGTGCTTCTTCAACAGTCTTCATGAAGGCACCTTCTCCCACCGTGACATCTAGAAGAATCGCATCCGCACCTGCGGCAATTTTCTTAGACATTACTGAGCTGGCAATCAGCGGAATAATGTCAACGGTTGCTGTCACGTCACGAAGGGCATAGAGTAGTTTATCAGCTTTGACAAGATTATCTGACTGACCAATAACTGCAACACCAGTATCTTGAACTTGCTTGATGAAATCTGCTTGACTAACTTCAATCTGGTATCCTTTGATTGACTCTAACTTATCCAAGGTTCCACCAGTATGACCAAGCCCACGACCGCTCATCTTTGCAACTGGAATATCAAAACTTGCTACCAATGGCGCTAAGATGAGTGTGACCTTATCTCCGACACCACCTGTAGAATGCTTATCTACCTTGATGCCTGGAATTGCAGACAAATCAATCTGTTCACCCGTTGCAACCATGGACATCGTCAAATCAGAAATCTCACGCGTTGACATCCCTTTAAAATAAATCGCCATCGCTAAGGCTGACATTTGATAATCCGGTACTGTCCCAGCTACATATCCATCAATCAACCATTTGATTTCTTCAGACGATAGTTCTAAGCCATCACGCTTTTTTTGAATTAAATCAACTGCTCTCATTCTTTCACACTTTCAAGGATGTAGTAACCCTTATCTTTCTTTATAATCTGGCAGTTGCCGAACACCTCTTCCATCTTAGCTTTAGCACTCGGTGCGCCTTGTTTCTTTTGAATGACAATGGACAAGGTTCCGTGTGCCTCTAAGCGTTGAAAAGCCCCAGCAATTACTTCATGTACAACCGATTTTCCGGCCCGAATAGGTGGATTTGAAACAATATGATTAAATGTTTCGTCCACATTCTCGTAGATATTTGATTGATAAATTTTAGCGATAACACCATTCCTCTCTGCATTTTTTGTAGCTAAATCCAAAGCTCTGCTATTAATATCAATCAGTGTTGTCTTGGTACTAAACACCTTAGCAAGTGTCAAACCAATTGGTCCATAACCACAGCCAACATCCAACACTGATGCCCCTTTTTCAAAATAAAGGTTTTTTAAAAGCACTTGACTACCATAATCAACCATCTTCTTGCTAAAAACACCTGCATCTGTCATGAAAGACATTGGGGTGTCTAGTAAGTTTACGTGGATTTCATGAATATCATGTGCTATTGTAGGATTTTTTTCGTAATACATATTGGACATGTACTTATTATAACATTTCCTAAAAACGTTTTCAAGAGTTTTTCTTACATGAAAAATATGATAAAATGAAATCGATATTGAAACGCTTACCTATAGGAAGAATTATGTATGAAAAATGAATTTTTAAATTTTGAACAAATTGACCGAGCCACTTGGCAACAACTACATCGTAAGACTACCATTCCACTTAGTCAAAGCGAACTAAATTCTATTAAAAGTTTTAACGACCGCATCCAATTACATGAGGTTTCTGACATCTATCTTCCTTTGGTTAATCTTATCCATATCTATCGGA
Coding sequences:
- a CDS encoding dihydrofolate reductase family protein, with amino-acid sequence MRRLVLNIAMSLDGFIARKDGSYDWIEGHGTDKYDTVLQFDNQKFFNSCDTVVMGRKSLEDCPLEMIEGYQEKQFIVASHTEQTDYGNVRFVRDIIGEIMELRSREGGDIWLFGGASLVQDCLEAGVIDHLIIGIIPTILGDGIPLFASLLEEKKLLLVESTVTDGIAMLRYDIRR
- a CDS encoding ABC transporter permease — its product is MNVSILALLISQMLIYSAPLIFTSLGGVFSERGGIVNVGLEGIMVIGAFAGVVFNIEFAGTFGNATPLLAVIVGGLAGVVFAAIHAMATINFRADHVVSGTVLNLLAPALGVFLVKVIYNKGQTDSITESFGKFSFPILADIPIIGEIFFKNTSLMGYVAIATAFLAWFILYKTKFGLRLRSVGEHPQAADTLGINVYAMRYAGVLIAGFLGGVGGAVSAQSVNINFSATTIVGSGFIALAAVIFGKWNPIGAMLASLFFGLSQSLAVVGGQLPGLKDIPTVYLQIAPYLITVIALSAFFGKAVAPKADGINYIKSK
- a CDS encoding ABC transporter permease — translated: MLNKYKNLALPLMAVVSGILLGAIVMLVFGYDPIWGYEELFYSAFGNIKSIGEIFRAMAPLVFTALGFAVASRAGFFNVGLSGQAYVGWVFAGWFALANPDLPRPVLILGTVLIAMLAGGIAGAIPGILRAYLGTSEVIVTIMMNYILLYSCNYIIRDVFADSLMKNTDSTVNVSANASYQTEWLRALTDNSRMNIGIFFAIIAVFVIWFLLTKTTLGFEIRSVGLNPTASDYAGMSAKRTIILSMIISGALAGLGGAIQGLGTFQNVYIQSGNLDIGFNGMSVALLASNSPLGIPLAAFLFGVLSVGAPGMVRAQIPPELINVVTASIIFFIGVKFIFEQLLKSRNKAKGAK
- a CDS encoding ABC transporter ATP-binding protein; this translates as MTKDYVIEMHNITKIFGEFVANDHINLNVRRGEIHALLGENGAGKSTLMNMLAGLLEPTSGEIVINGQSVKIDSPSKAAQLGIGMVHQHFMLVDAFTVAENIILGSETTKGGVIDLKKAIAEIKELSAKYGLEVDPTAKVADISVGAQQRVEILKTLYRGADLLIFDEPTAVLTPAEIAELLKIMKALVEEGKSIILITHKLDEIRAVADSVTVIRRGKSIETVAVEGATNQDLAEWMVGRSVSFKTEKVEANPKEVILSIKDLVVNENRGIPAVKGLSLDVRAGEVVGIAGIDGNGQSELIQAITGLRKVKSGSITIKGEEVVGKTPRKITEMQVSHVPEDRHRDGLVLPMTVAENFALQTYYKEPISKNGILNYNIINEKARALMEEFDVRGTSELVPIKALSGGNQQKAIIAREIDRNPDLFIVSQPTRGLDVGAIEYIRKRLIAERDKGKAVLVVSFELDEILDVSDRIAVIHDGVIHGIVEPAKTNKQELGVLMAGGHIEKGEEHA
- a CDS encoding BMP family lipoprotein, translating into MNKKLVGLGLAAVAAVSLAACGNRASKSSSSEASSSADTSVKAAIVTDIGGVDDRSFNQSAWEGLQEWGKAASLSKGNGYDYFQSASESDYITNLDSAVAGGYNLVFGIGFALESAIAEVAPNNPNTHYVIVDSVVPDQDNVVSVGFADHEASYLAGVAAAKSTKTNHVGFIGGMEGVIIDRFEAGFVAGAKSVNKDIKITVDYAGSFGDAAKGQTLAAAQYAAGADVIFHASGGTGNGVFAAAKAENETRNEADKVWVIGVDRDQSAEGTYTSKDGKSSNFVLASTLKQVGTSVKDIATKAAAGDFPGGQVLQFSLKDKGVELAETNLSEDASKAVADAKQAILDGKVEVPEKP
- a CDS encoding cytidine deaminase, which produces METIDLIELAVKNSQKAYVPYSKFPVSAVLVAKTGEIFTGVNIENASFGLTNCAERTAIFKAISEGVKDFSEIIIYGETEKPISPCGACRQVMAEFFDKDLKVTLVAKDKSTVEMTVGELLPYSFTDLT
- the deoC gene encoding deoxyribose-phosphate aldolase — its product is MKLNKYIDHTILKPETTQEQVEKILAEAKEYDFASVCVNPTWVALAAESLKDSDVKVCTVIGFPLGANTPAVKAFETKDAISNGADEIDMVINIGALKTGNYDLVLEDIKAVVAASGDKLVKVIIEACLLTDDEKVKGCQLSQEAGADYVKTSTGFSTGGATVADVALMRKTVGPDMGVKASGGARSYEDAIAFIEAGASRIGASSGVAIMNGAQADGDY
- a CDS encoding pyrimidine-nucleoside phosphorylase; the encoded protein is MRAVDLIQKKRDGLELSSEEIKWLIDGYVAGTVPDYQMSALAMAIYFKGMSTREISDLTMSMVATGEQIDLSAIPGIKVDKHSTGGVGDKVTLILAPLVASFDIPVAKMSGRGLGHTGGTLDKLESIKGYQIEVSQADFIKQVQDTGVAVIGQSDNLVKADKLLYALRDVTATVDIIPLIASSVMSKKIAAGADAILLDVTVGEGAFMKTVEEARVLAQTMVDLGKAVGRKTVAVLTDMSQPVGTSIGNRLEILEAIEILQGKGREDVTEFICELAQIMLGLANVEKSIEEVRQHIDNGAALKKFEEMVRAQGGDLEDLYRPVQVTQQVPVLAEEDGYIVGLPALEFGLFAMKLGAGRAVKTDNLDYETGIVFHKKVGEAVSKGEQIATIYANENILENMLTNFQKNVKIDKESVKTKEIIEIIS
- a CDS encoding class I SAM-dependent methyltransferase, which encodes MSNMYYEKNPTIAHDIHEIHVNLLDTPMSFMTDAGVFSKKMVDYGSQVLLKNLYFEKGASVLDVGCGYGPIGLTLAKVFSTKTTLIDINSRALDLATKNAERNGVIAKIYQSNIYENVDETFNHIVSNPPIRAGKSVVHEVIAGAFQRLEAHGTLSIVIQKKQGAPSAKAKMEEVFGNCQIIKKDKGYYILESVKE